GGTGCTGGCGATACGATGCCTCCGATGTATTCTACCCTGATCGCTCAATGGCTCGTTCGCCTGCCTGTCGCTTATGTTCTGGGGTTTACTCTTGGATTTGATATTTACGGTATCTGGGCTGCGCTCGTTGTTTACAGTATTGTACAGGGCGTGCTTACCGTTCGCAAATTTGCTCAGGGACATTGGAAAAAGCACCAAATTTAAGTTTATAGACAATTGGTTGGTTTGGCTCTATATTTTCGCGATAAAATTTTCGGATTACTTTTGATTGTCACCATCAGGAGGATGATTGATGCCAAACGCCTTCGTATTGTGTGGCCTGATATTGGTGTCCTGGACGACACTGGTCGCTGAGACAACGGTTCTGGAAAATGCCCGGGCGAGTGTCGCGTTAACGCGTTTTGTGCAAGCTGTTGTCGATTCTAATTACCGTGTGCAGGCAGCACGCGCGGGTTTAGATGCGAGTAGTGCGCTTCGAGATGCCGCGGCACGTCCCCTCTACAATCCCGAATTGTCGTTGGATGCTGAGAATGCACAAGCCAGGATACGCACACTCTCGATTAGTCAGACACTGGACTGGGGCGGCAAACGCAAGGCGCGCACCGCAGTGGCAGAATTGGACCGTCTCGTTGCCGAGGCGGAATACACGGACGCCCGATGGACGGTTGCGGTAGATTTGCTCAATGGTCTCGCGCAATACCAGACTGGCGTTGAACGCGCTCGCCTGGCCCAGATGCGCCTGCAGTTGATGGAGGAGTTTGCGATGTTGGCGCAACGTCAGTTTGAGGCTGGCGAGTTAGACCAGGTGGCACTTGATCAGGCTCTCCTTTCCCTGATCGAGGCGCGCATTCAAAAAGCAATGGTGGCCGCAGACCTGGCCGAGGCGCGGCAAGTGGTGTACAGCCTTGGTTCGCGAGCACCCGAGGCGCAGTGGCCCTCTCTTCCCGAGAAACTACCGGAGGTAATTGAGCAAAGTGCTGATCCACAGGATCTGGTGCAGGCATTACCCGGGGTTGTGGCCGCGCGGGACCGGGTTAACGCGGCTGATGCTGTGGTGGGATTGCAACGACGCGAACGTCGCCCAGACCTGACGCTGAGTCTCACTGGTGGATACGAAGATGGCGAAAGGTTGATCGGTTTGGGTCTGTCCATTCCGCTTCCGATCCGGAAC
Above is a window of Gemmatimonadota bacterium DNA encoding:
- a CDS encoding MATE family efflux transporter → GAGDTMPPMYSTLIAQWLVRLPVAYVLGFTLGFDIYGIWAALVVYSIVQGVLTVRKFAQGHWKKHQI
- a CDS encoding TolC family protein — encoded protein: MPNAFVLCGLILVSWTTLVAETTVLENARASVALTRFVQAVVDSNYRVQAARAGLDASSALRDAAARPLYNPELSLDAENAQARIRTLSISQTLDWGGKRKARTAVAELDRLVAEAEYTDARWTVAVDLLNGLAQYQTGVERARLAQMRLQLMEEFAMLAQRQFEAGELDQVALDQALLSLIEARIQKAMVAADLAEARQVVYSLGSRAPEAQWPSLPEKLPEVIEQSADPQDLVQALPGVVAARDRVNAADAVVGLQRRERRPDLTLSLTGGYEDGERLIGLGLSIPLPIRNRFTHEVTAAMAARVQAQQLVDDAVQMAHASLTSAAARYELSRSAWDEWEHTGRKSLDRQSEQLRRLWQAGDLSMADYLAQLEQTIHVRESALDLHGQVWQAWFEWLRASGQVDVWLGLR